A part of Bacteroidota bacterium genomic DNA contains:
- a CDS encoding glycoside hydrolase family 9 protein: MKKIIVLLFLAVNLFAAPPATTVEFIKVDQFGYKPNDEKIAVIANPITGYNNTTPFSPGSTYQVREWTTNNVVFTGSITPWNAGATQTQSGDKVWHFNFSSLTTPGSYYIFDVTNNVGSYRFEISTCVYNNVMKAAVRMFYYQRCGMAKAFPFADTGFVDGVCHKGTQQDTDCRLYNNTNVSTSKDLSGGWHDAGDYNKYVNFAYSPLIDMLLAYEYNPTVFTDDYNLPESGNGIPDLLDEAKYELDWFIKMQGNDSSLISVIGGGSASPNSADVAFRRYGPPTTAASLTGAAAFALAAIQFNAIGQTTYAAALQSRAIKAWHWANNHPNITFYNAGTLAAGEQQTSAYDTDMRKLAGAIYLYALTGNNFYRTYVDANVPNAHLIMWTYAYPFEAVEQDALLYYTKTPGATTAIRNQIINSYSVSMQTNNADNLPAHINKTDAYRAWMANNNYTWNSNQTKSKQGIMFLLMNQYNLNSANSTNYTNAASGFVHYMHGVNPNTKVYLSNMKKYGAENYVKQFYHSWFKDGSALWDEEGVSTYGPAPGYIPGGPNPSYSLASCCPSTCGSAANNALCLTNVTPPMGQPIQKSYKDFNNDWPVNSWEITEAGIYTNAAYVRMLSKFISTGCSTSTEIKTNHLELHSGAMLYPNPTENKLFIQLSNKATGFSCRIYSVNGQLLMEDKDNNIGTIELVIEKLSAGIYFAEVSYNNTKQTIKFVKE; encoded by the coding sequence ATGAAAAAAATCATTGTCTTACTGTTTTTAGCAGTCAATCTCTTTGCGGCTCCTCCTGCCACTACGGTTGAATTTATTAAAGTAGATCAGTTTGGTTACAAGCCGAATGATGAAAAAATTGCAGTGATTGCGAATCCTATTACCGGTTACAACAACACAACACCATTCTCGCCAGGTAGTACTTATCAGGTGCGTGAATGGACAACCAATAACGTAGTTTTCACAGGATCTATTACGCCATGGAATGCAGGAGCAACACAAACGCAATCGGGTGATAAAGTCTGGCACTTTAATTTCAGTTCTTTGACAACTCCCGGGAGTTATTACATTTTTGATGTAACAAACAATGTTGGCTCGTATCGATTTGAAATTAGCACATGCGTTTATAACAATGTTATGAAAGCTGCGGTACGTATGTTTTATTACCAACGTTGCGGCATGGCAAAAGCTTTTCCTTTTGCTGATACAGGATTTGTAGATGGAGTTTGTCACAAAGGAACACAACAGGATACTGACTGTCGGCTTTATAATAATACCAATGTATCAACCTCGAAGGATTTATCCGGTGGATGGCACGATGCTGGTGATTACAACAAGTATGTGAATTTCGCTTACTCTCCATTAATTGATATGTTACTGGCTTATGAATATAATCCTACTGTATTCACCGACGACTATAATTTACCGGAATCAGGAAATGGTATTCCAGATTTATTAGATGAAGCGAAATATGAATTGGATTGGTTCATTAAAATGCAAGGAAACGACAGCTCCCTTATTTCTGTTATTGGCGGCGGTTCTGCCAGTCCGAATTCAGCAGATGTCGCGTTCCGACGTTACGGTCCGCCTACCACGGCAGCCAGTTTAACAGGCGCAGCAGCTTTTGCCTTAGCCGCCATTCAATTTAACGCCATTGGCCAAACTACATATGCAGCAGCACTTCAATCTCGCGCCATAAAGGCATGGCACTGGGCAAACAATCATCCCAATATAACATTTTATAATGCCGGAACATTAGCTGCAGGAGAACAACAAACAAGCGCTTATGACACTGATATGCGTAAGTTGGCCGGTGCGATTTATTTGTATGCGCTTACCGGAAATAATTTTTACAGAACTTATGTAGACGCAAATGTTCCCAATGCACATTTAATAATGTGGACCTATGCCTACCCTTTTGAAGCTGTTGAACAAGATGCCCTACTTTACTATACCAAAACGCCGGGAGCAACAACAGCTATCCGCAATCAAATAATAAATTCTTATTCGGTAAGTATGCAAACAAATAATGCTGATAATTTACCGGCACATATAAATAAAACTGATGCTTACAGAGCCTGGATGGCGAATAACAATTACACCTGGAACAGCAATCAAACTAAGAGTAAACAAGGTATTATGTTCCTATTAATGAATCAATATAATTTAAATTCTGCCAATTCTACGAATTACACGAACGCAGCTTCCGGATTTGTACATTACATGCACGGTGTAAATCCAAATACTAAAGTTTATTTAAGCAATATGAAAAAATACGGAGCTGAAAACTACGTAAAACAATTCTATCATAGCTGGTTTAAAGACGGAAGTGCTTTATGGGATGAAGAAGGAGTTTCCACCTATGGTCCTGCTCCCGGTTATATTCCCGGTGGACCCAATCCAAGCTATTCACTTGCTTCTTGTTGTCCGAGTACATGTGGAAGTGCAGCGAATAATGCACTTTGCTTAACGAATGTAACTCCACCCATGGGACAACCCATTCAAAAGTCGTATAAAGATTTTAATAATGATTGGCCTGTTAATAGTTGGGAGATTACTGAAGCCGGCATTTATACGAATGCCGCTTACGTTAGAATGTTATCCAAATTTATCAGTACAGGCTGCAGTACAAGCACCGAAATTAAAACTAATCATTTGGAATTACACAGTGGTGCAATGCTATACCCTAATCCTACGGAAAACAAATTGTTTATCCAATTGAGTAATAAAGCTACAGGTTTTAGTTGCAGAATATATTCGGTAAACGGACAGCTCTTAATGGAGGATAAAGACAATAATATCGGCACAATCGAACTGGTTATCGAAAAACTATCAGCCGGCATCTATTTTGCTGAAGTAAGCTATAATAACACTAAGCAAACTATTAAATTTGTAAAAGAATAA
- a CDS encoding SpoIIE family protein phosphatase produces the protein MNQSIKANTLIKVLIWITVISSLFGQLFKLMHWPGASILMMLGTFVLCFLYIPLYFIEAKKGLGTIKSKLILFAQSLVIFLFGLGFLFKIMHWPGSGLLYDLNYSILFFVVTPYSIYHLIKSYKKSILTTHAVFLAIYFFAFSMSSLFMSGSGKINVNPIYVQGNNMENALQSANARNINLYNTIKDAGVNDSLFISIKTKKLKELCDTTSGYIQDLKSELISKSAVMTKADADSLPFIYIKSPNEMDIPNLILFETGDPKTYKYSAYRLKKVINSFRDSLISLVSEEKRMVISEGINLSTENYESTDGEIIPWEVENFSHTPLLSAIYTLLSIQYEIKNAEYQILIDILNSEKQNLSSSVQNKISELNSNYTENKKQEEISKLQSENEKREEMISQREEELNTQKQTILVFVLITLLFLVMVFFVVRSNYLRKQANKTLLSQKQIIEKQKEEAEQQKHVIEEKQKEIIDSISYAKRLQEAILPPSKFIDENVPNNFVIYLPKDIVAGDFYWAEKINELFFIAAADSTGHGVPGAMVSVVCSNALNRTVKEFNITDTGKILDKTRELVLETFSKSSSDVKDGMDISLLCLDIKNKLIHWSGANNPLWYLSNNELNEIKADKQPVGKSDHAKSFTSHQLSYKEGDIFYLFTDGLADQFGGPKGKKFKYKQFEELLVSIRNKSMNEQAHEIKRNFMDWKGGLEQVDDVCVIGIKL, from the coding sequence ATGAATCAAAGTATTAAAGCTAATACATTAATTAAGGTATTAATATGGATTACTGTTATCAGTAGTTTATTTGGGCAGTTATTTAAATTAATGCATTGGCCGGGCGCCAGTATATTAATGATGCTTGGTACCTTTGTACTTTGCTTTTTATACATCCCTTTGTATTTTATAGAGGCAAAAAAAGGTTTAGGAACAATTAAATCGAAATTGATCTTATTTGCTCAGAGCTTGGTTATATTTCTATTTGGACTAGGCTTTTTATTTAAAATCATGCATTGGCCGGGTTCGGGACTTTTATATGATTTAAATTACAGTATACTTTTCTTTGTTGTTACTCCCTATTCCATTTATCACTTAATTAAATCCTACAAGAAAAGTATTTTAACTACACACGCGGTTTTTCTTGCAATATACTTTTTTGCGTTCAGCATGAGTTCACTTTTTATGTCGGGTTCAGGTAAAATAAACGTTAATCCTATTTATGTACAAGGAAATAACATGGAAAATGCCCTGCAATCGGCAAACGCACGTAATATTAACTTATATAATACAATAAAAGATGCAGGTGTAAATGATTCTTTGTTCATCTCCATAAAAACTAAGAAATTAAAAGAATTATGCGACACTACTTCCGGATATATTCAGGACTTAAAATCTGAGCTAATAAGCAAGTCAGCAGTAATGACGAAAGCTGACGCAGATTCACTGCCTTTTATATATATTAAGAGTCCTAATGAAATGGATATCCCAAATTTAATATTGTTCGAAACGGGTGATCCAAAAACCTATAAATACTCAGCGTATCGATTAAAAAAGGTAATAAATAGTTTTAGAGACTCGCTTATTAGCCTGGTGAGTGAAGAAAAACGCATGGTAATTAGTGAAGGGATAAATTTATCGACTGAAAATTATGAAAGTACAGATGGAGAAATTATTCCGTGGGAAGTCGAAAACTTTTCGCATACCCCGCTCTTGTCTGCAATTTATACCTTACTTTCCATACAGTATGAAATTAAAAATGCTGAGTACCAAATATTAATTGACATTCTGAATTCAGAAAAACAAAACTTAAGCAGTAGCGTACAAAATAAAATATCTGAATTGAATTCGAATTATACAGAAAACAAAAAGCAAGAAGAGATTAGCAAATTACAAAGTGAAAATGAAAAGCGTGAAGAAATGATTAGTCAGCGCGAAGAAGAACTAAATACACAAAAGCAAACCATTCTTGTATTTGTATTAATCACCTTGTTATTCCTGGTAATGGTATTTTTTGTTGTAAGAAGTAACTATTTAAGAAAGCAGGCCAATAAAACTTTGTTGAGTCAGAAACAAATAATTGAAAAGCAAAAAGAAGAGGCAGAGCAACAAAAGCATGTAATTGAAGAAAAGCAAAAGGAAATAATAGATAGTATCTCATACGCAAAACGTTTACAAGAAGCCATTTTACCTCCTTCCAAATTCATTGATGAAAACGTACCTAATAATTTTGTTATATATCTTCCGAAGGATATTGTGGCCGGTGACTTTTATTGGGCTGAAAAAATTAATGAGCTTTTCTTTATTGCCGCGGCCGACAGCACCGGACATGGCGTACCGGGAGCGATGGTGAGCGTGGTTTGCAGTAATGCGCTTAATCGTACCGTAAAAGAGTTTAATATTACTGATACTGGAAAAATACTAGATAAAACCCGTGAGTTAGTTTTAGAGACTTTTTCAAAAAGTAGTAGTGATGTTAAAGATGGTATGGATATTTCCTTGTTGTGCCTGGATATAAAGAATAAATTGATTCATTGGAGTGGTGCCAATAATCCACTTTGGTATTTGAGCAACAATGAACTCAACGAAATTAAAGCCGATAAGCAACCCGTTGGAAAAAGCGATCACGCGAAATCTTTTACAAGTCACCAATTAAGCTATAAAGAAGGAGATATTTTTTACTTATTTACAGATGGACTTGCGGATCAATTTGGCGGACCAAAAGGAAAAAAATTCAAGTACAAACAATTTGAAGAACTACTAGTTTCTATTAGAAATAAATCCATGAACGAACAAGCTCATGAAATCAAACGTAATTTCATGGATTGGAAAGGCGGACTAGAGCAAGTGGATGATGTTTGTGTGATTGGTATAAAATTATAA
- a CDS encoding SRPBCC family protein, whose protein sequence is MSIYTLQQIQKIPAPIHTVWEFISSPYNLKLITPEYMGFEVLTEDLPEKMYPGMIITYKVRPLLNIPMTWVTEITHVRDFEFFVDEQRVGPYKLWHHQHHLKEIDGGVLMTDIVNYQAPFGLFGKTFNPILIKPKLDDIFSYRRRKVEELYGAQSIKK, encoded by the coding sequence ATGTCTATCTACACTCTACAGCAAATACAAAAAATACCTGCGCCTATTCATACTGTATGGGAGTTTATTTCTTCTCCATATAACTTAAAACTAATAACGCCTGAGTACATGGGGTTTGAAGTCCTTACCGAAGATTTACCGGAAAAGATGTATCCTGGCATGATAATTACTTACAAGGTAAGGCCACTATTGAATATCCCCATGACGTGGGTAACAGAAATTACTCACGTACGCGATTTTGAATTTTTTGTTGATGAGCAAAGGGTAGGGCCCTACAAATTGTGGCATCATCAACATCATTTAAAGGAAATTGATGGCGGAGTTTTAATGACCGATATTGTAAATTATCAAGCACCATTTGGTTTATTTGGTAAGACATTCAACCCAATACTAATTAAACCGAAACTCGACGATATTTTTAGCTATAGGCGCAGGAAGGTTGAAGAATTATATGGGGCACAATCGATTAAAAAATGA
- a CDS encoding sensor histidine kinase, with product MIRAFLDKIVNIGVKPGLQTWEVYLIRKLNAITIIALLNNIIGVVFFSLIGLPQFNLECITVLVIGPLVFVFNKYKNVIWAVYWFYIVGYIYLTAFNLHMGKDSFILLFFFPVIISMVQLLGRRELLKHLIILSSLVVVCAVVIVLSYRYHWFESPLSKETIQDLSTFMIILSFVTVIAFIIVVVTESMSQERRIKNMLHEKEVLLAEVYHRVKNNMNIVTSLLSLKKDMSASSEVQEALDDCRNRVYSMALVHQKMYNSKNLESLNFKDYIYDLVKDIKHSLGGSKELNVTIEAENINLELSNAIPCGLILNELITNAYKHAGSNEKSIQVLIVLKRIGKSINLIVKDNGPGISEQALNKPNALGIELIKSLTEQLEGKYEFSNQNGLVFKLSFKQD from the coding sequence ATGATAAGGGCCTTCTTAGATAAAATAGTAAATATAGGTGTAAAGCCCGGCTTACAAACTTGGGAAGTTTACCTGATACGTAAGCTGAATGCAATTACGATTATAGCACTTCTCAATAATATTATCGGCGTTGTGTTTTTTAGCTTAATTGGTTTACCGCAATTTAACTTAGAATGTATCACCGTTTTAGTTATCGGACCACTTGTTTTTGTGTTCAACAAATACAAGAATGTTATTTGGGCAGTTTACTGGTTTTATATTGTTGGTTACATTTATTTAACCGCATTTAATCTCCATATGGGGAAAGACTCATTTATTCTTTTGTTTTTCTTTCCTGTTATTATCAGTATGGTTCAGTTACTTGGTCGTCGAGAATTGTTAAAGCATTTGATCATTTTAAGCTCACTAGTTGTTGTTTGTGCAGTTGTGATTGTGCTTAGCTACAGGTATCATTGGTTTGAATCTCCCTTGTCTAAAGAAACGATTCAAGACTTAAGTACATTTATGATTATTTTAAGTTTTGTGACTGTCATTGCATTTATTATTGTTGTGGTTACCGAGTCGATGAGTCAGGAACGACGCATTAAAAACATGCTTCATGAAAAGGAGGTTTTATTGGCAGAAGTTTATCACAGGGTTAAGAACAATATGAACATCGTTACAAGCTTGTTAAGTTTAAAAAAGGATATGTCTGCATCATCTGAAGTTCAAGAAGCATTGGATGATTGCCGTAACAGAGTATACTCTATGGCTCTTGTGCATCAGAAAATGTATAATAGCAAAAACCTGGAGAGCTTAAATTTTAAGGATTATATTTATGATTTGGTTAAGGATATTAAACACTCTCTGGGAGGATCCAAGGAACTAAATGTTACGATAGAGGCTGAGAATATTAATCTGGAATTAAGCAACGCTATTCCTTGCGGATTAATATTAAATGAGCTAATCACAAACGCCTATAAACACGCCGGATCTAATGAGAAGAGCATTCAAGTTTTAATTGTACTAAAAAGAATCGGTAAGTCAATAAATTTAATCGTAAAAGATAACGGACCCGGTATTAGTGAACAAGCTTTAAATAAGCCCAATGCCTTAGGTATTGAACTTATTAAATCATTAACGGAGCAATTAGAAGGTAAGTATGAGTTCAGCAATCAAAACGGCTTAGTTTTTAAATTAAGTTTTAAGCAAGATTAA
- a CDS encoding ABC-F family ATP-binding cassette domain-containing protein — MNLLSVNNLSKSYGDRVLFTKISFGINEGDKVALVAKNGSGKSTLFKILKGKEIADSGDVVFRKDITVSFLDQDIVLNEELSIIDHVFSADNKLTACIKNYEKALKLSEEGHASAANLLESALRDMNEQNAWDYEKTIKEILSRLELHDVEQKIKTLSGGQKKRLALAQVLINKPDLLIMDEPTNHLDIDMIEWLEHYIAKEQISILLVTHDRYFLDEVCNTVIELDGGKLFEYKGNYEYFVVKKAEREQMLNAEIDKARNLYRRELEWVRKMPKARGTKAKARVDAFDDVAQKAKQKRIDKQVELSVKMERLGSKILELVKISKSFGAKKILEPFTYTFKKGEKIGIIGKNGVGKSTFLNILQGIEQVDSGKVQTGETVVFGYYSQAGIKVSEDKRVIEVVRDIADFIPLANGTQLSASQLLTRFNFPPDMQYNYVSKLSGGEKRRLYLLTVLQKNPNFLILDEPTNDLDIVTLQVLEEFLADFGGCVLIVSHDRYFIDKLVDHVFVFEGNGVIKDYPGNYTEYREWKQEQKEESKLPKVEPEPVKDIETKPISDTKRLSYKEQRELELIEKEIGILEKKKVELENSMGTTTAYEALQKLSNDLKINNETLEEKTMRWLELQEKMA; from the coding sequence ATGAACTTGCTCTCTGTAAACAACCTATCAAAGTCATATGGCGATCGTGTGCTTTTTACCAAAATATCGTTTGGCATCAATGAAGGTGATAAAGTAGCTCTCGTGGCAAAAAACGGAAGTGGTAAATCCACCTTGTTTAAAATTTTAAAGGGAAAAGAAATTGCCGACTCCGGTGACGTTGTTTTTCGAAAAGATATTACGGTTTCGTTTTTAGATCAGGACATTGTCTTGAACGAAGAGTTGAGCATCATCGATCATGTTTTTTCAGCCGATAATAAATTAACTGCTTGTATTAAAAATTACGAGAAGGCATTGAAACTATCTGAAGAAGGACATGCCAGCGCGGCAAATTTGTTGGAAAGCGCTTTACGAGACATGAATGAGCAGAACGCCTGGGATTATGAGAAAACAATTAAGGAAATTCTTTCCAGACTCGAATTACATGATGTGGAACAAAAAATTAAAACGCTAAGCGGCGGACAAAAAAAACGTTTGGCGCTTGCTCAGGTTTTAATTAATAAACCGGATTTACTCATCATGGATGAACCAACCAATCATTTGGACATCGACATGATTGAATGGTTAGAGCATTATATAGCCAAGGAACAAATCAGTATTTTATTGGTTACTCACGACCGTTACTTTTTAGATGAAGTATGTAATACGGTTATTGAATTGGATGGCGGAAAGCTTTTTGAATACAAGGGCAATTACGAATATTTTGTGGTTAAGAAAGCTGAAAGAGAGCAAATGCTGAATGCTGAGATTGATAAAGCCCGTAATTTGTATCGTCGCGAATTGGAATGGGTGCGTAAAATGCCTAAAGCAAGAGGAACCAAAGCGAAGGCACGTGTTGATGCCTTCGATGATGTAGCGCAAAAAGCAAAACAAAAGCGCATAGATAAGCAAGTTGAACTGAGCGTGAAAATGGAAAGATTGGGTTCTAAAATTTTGGAGTTAGTGAAAATTTCCAAATCATTCGGCGCAAAAAAGATACTTGAACCTTTTACCTATACATTTAAAAAGGGAGAGAAAATTGGAATTATTGGAAAGAACGGAGTAGGGAAGAGTACTTTTTTAAATATACTGCAAGGAATAGAGCAAGTTGATTCCGGTAAAGTACAAACCGGTGAAACGGTGGTGTTCGGATATTACTCTCAAGCGGGAATTAAGGTAAGTGAAGATAAACGTGTGATTGAAGTGGTGCGCGATATTGCTGATTTTATTCCGCTTGCTAACGGAACACAGCTATCCGCTTCTCAATTATTGACCAGATTTAATTTTCCTCCCGACATGCAATACAATTACGTAAGTAAATTGAGTGGCGGGGAGAAAAGGCGCTTGTATTTATTAACCGTACTTCAAAAGAATCCGAATTTTTTAATTCTGGATGAACCAACCAATGATTTGGATATTGTGACATTACAAGTATTGGAAGAGTTTTTGGCTGATTTTGGTGGCTGCGTGCTTATAGTTTCTCACGACCGTTACTTTATTGATAAGTTAGTTGATCATGTTTTTGTGTTCGAAGGAAATGGCGTTATCAAAGACTATCCAGGTAATTATACCGAATACCGCGAATGGAAACAGGAACAAAAAGAAGAAAGCAAATTACCAAAAGTAGAGCCCGAACCTGTAAAAGACATCGAAACCAAACCAATATCCGATACCAAGCGCTTAAGTTATAAAGAACAAAGAGAATTGGAATTAATAGAAAAAGAGATTGGTATACTAGAAAAAAAGAAGGTTGAGTTAGAAAACAGTATGGGGACTACCACCGCGTACGAGGCTTTACAGAAATTAAGTAATGATTTAAAAATTAATAATGAAACTCTTGAGGAAAAAACCATGCGCTGGCTTGAATTGCAAGAGAAAATGGCATAA
- the cdaA gene encoding diadenylate cyclase CdaA has protein sequence MYLTKLYILFIHFGITDAIDILLVAIILYLLYNMVKGTSAVNIFIGLALIYVVWIVTKAFELKLLSSLMGKFVNVGVIAIMVVFQQEIRKFLLYIGSNEFIRSRNWRNILKFNINKAEEGIELDVDELITACFNMSETKTGALIIISRKSDLKFYINSGEKVDSALTARMLENIFFKNSPLHDGAVIIINNRIVAARCVLPVTEKENFPANYGMRHRAAVGITETTDAIAISVSEQTGAVSLTTHGEINAGLTREKLRFLLEKNIR, from the coding sequence ATGTATCTGACTAAGCTTTATATTTTATTTATTCATTTCGGAATCACCGATGCCATCGACATACTTTTAGTAGCCATTATCCTTTATTTGCTTTATAATATGGTGAAGGGCACATCCGCCGTAAATATTTTTATCGGATTAGCCCTAATCTATGTGGTGTGGATTGTGACAAAAGCGTTTGAACTGAAATTACTTAGTTCCTTGATGGGAAAATTTGTCAATGTAGGAGTTATTGCCATCATGGTTGTGTTTCAACAGGAGATAAGGAAGTTTTTGTTATACATTGGTTCCAATGAATTTATCAGAAGCAGGAATTGGAGAAATATTCTAAAGTTTAACATTAATAAGGCAGAAGAGGGAATTGAATTAGATGTGGATGAATTGATTACCGCCTGTTTTAATATGAGTGAAACCAAAACCGGCGCTTTAATTATTATTTCCAGAAAGTCTGATTTAAAGTTTTACATTAATTCCGGCGAAAAGGTGGATTCCGCTTTAACTGCACGTATGCTCGAGAATATTTTCTTTAAAAACTCACCGCTTCACGATGGGGCTGTCATCATTATAAACAACAGAATTGTAGCCGCTCGTTGTGTTTTGCCGGTTACCGAAAAAGAAAATTTTCCGGCTAATTATGGCATGCGTCACCGTGCTGCCGTTGGTATTACTGAAACAACGGATGCAATTGCTATCAGCGTTTCCGAACAAACCGGTGCTGTTTCTCTAACTACTCATGGAGAAATTAATGCCGGTTTAACCCGCGAAAAATTAAGATTCTTACTCGAAAAAAATATTAGATAA
- a CDS encoding exopolyphosphatase yields MVFAAVDIGSNAIRLLFCRVYELEGKPHFHKEELIRMPIRLGEDVFLKGKISSAKEERLITSLKGFNELIKAYQVDGVRAVATSAMRDAANGQEIISRAKQESGLNVEIIDGKLEAALVFSNHIEQILNPKFAYLYIDVGGGSTELTLYFNQKVIAAKSFNIGTVRMLLDKVNKEEWEEMKAWLKRSTVGIHPLYAIGSGGNINKMFKMINKKETKHLNYDKLKDLYDMLNSYTYEERVERLGLKPDRADVIIPAAKIFLTVMKTADIEKVFVPQIGLSDGIVHDMYDNYKKKSK; encoded by the coding sequence ATGGTTTTTGCAGCAGTAGATATTGGAAGTAACGCTATTCGACTCTTGTTTTGCAGGGTGTATGAGCTGGAAGGTAAACCTCATTTCCATAAAGAAGAATTAATCCGTATGCCTATTCGTTTAGGAGAAGATGTATTTTTAAAAGGAAAAATTTCTTCAGCAAAAGAAGAGCGTTTAATCACCTCATTAAAGGGTTTTAACGAATTAATAAAGGCTTATCAGGTTGATGGTGTAAGAGCCGTTGCTACCAGTGCTATGCGTGATGCTGCAAACGGACAAGAAATAATTTCCCGTGCTAAACAAGAATCAGGACTCAATGTGGAGATTATTGATGGTAAATTGGAAGCTGCCTTGGTTTTTTCGAATCATATCGAACAAATATTAAATCCGAAGTTTGCTTATTTATACATCGACGTGGGTGGTGGAAGTACAGAGCTCACCTTGTATTTCAATCAAAAAGTAATAGCCGCCAAATCTTTTAACATTGGTACAGTAAGGATGTTGTTGGATAAAGTAAATAAAGAAGAGTGGGAGGAAATGAAGGCTTGGTTGAAGCGAAGCACAGTTGGTATTCATCCGTTATATGCGATTGGCTCCGGCGGAAATATCAATAAGATGTTTAAAATGATCAACAAAAAGGAAACTAAGCATCTGAATTACGATAAACTCAAAGACTTATATGACATGCTTAATTCATACACCTATGAAGAACGTGTTGAAAGATTAGGTCTTAAACCCGATCGTGCCGACGTAATTATCCCCGCCGCTAAAATTTTCTTAACGGTGATGAAAACAGCCGATATTGAAAAAGTGTTCGTTCCTCAAATTGGTTTATCGGATGGAATTGTACATGATATGTATGATAACTATAAAAAGAAGAGTAAATAA